ACGTAGGTCGGAGAAGAAGGGGCGGGAGCCGGGCGGCTTTCGCAGCACGAAGCAGCGAGCAGAGTTCCAACCGCGGCGGCGGCGAGAGAAACGACTTTGATGAGTTTCATGGTAGTTGCTTTCGGTTGTGTATCGGGATCCCGGACATAATCCGCACCCTGCGGGACTCTAACGGTTCGGGTTCTACGCGCAAGGTAAAAGCCGGAAGCGGGTCCCCGCACGATTCGGTTGCCAGACGGGGTTCCAGCCCTACAATCGCCGCTCCCAAAATCATGAGCGAAGCCAAGCACGTCGCGATCGTCGGCGCCACCGGTGCGGTGGGTGAAGAAATGCGTCTCTGTCTCGAGCAACGGAAGTTCCCGGTCGGCAAGCTGACCGTGCTGGCTTCCGCGCGTTCGGCAGGGAAACGGATTCCCTTCGCCGGCCAGGACGTAATCGTCGAGGAACTCACCCACGATAGCTTCGCGGGAGTCGACATCGCGCTATTCTCGGCGGGCGGTGGTATTTCGAAGGAATTCGGCCCTTCTGCGGCGGCAGCCGGCGCCGTGGTGATCGACAATTCCTCGGCCTTCCGCATGGACGAGGGCGTGCCGCTGGTGGTCCCGGAGATCAATCCGGCTGCCGCGAAGAATCGCCCTCGCGGGATCATCGCGAACCCGAACTGTACCACCATCATTTCGTTGATGGCCCTCGCGCCGTTGCACGAGGTCTTTGGCCTGAAGTCGATCATCGCCTCTTCTTATCAGGCGGTGTCCGGCTCCGGAGCCCAAGGCATCATCGAGCTGGAAGAGCAGGTAAAGGCCATCGCCACCGGCCAGCCCTTCGAGCCGAAAGTTTACCCGCGCCAGATCGCATTCAACGTGATTCCACAGGTCGACGTCTTCACGGACAACGGCTACACCAAGGAAGAGTTGAAGATGCTCAACGAGGGCCGCAA
This portion of the Luteolibacter luteus genome encodes:
- a CDS encoding aspartate-semialdehyde dehydrogenase is translated as MSEAKHVAIVGATGAVGEEMRLCLEQRKFPVGKLTVLASARSAGKRIPFAGQDVIVEELTHDSFAGVDIALFSAGGGISKEFGPSAAAAGAVVIDNSSAFRMDEGVPLVVPEINPAAAKNRPRGIIANPNCTTIISLMALAPLHEVFGLKSIIASSYQAVSGSGAQGIIELEEQVKAIATGQPFEPKVYPRQIAFNVIPQVDVFTDNGYTKEELKMLNEGRKILGHADLKVSCTCVRVPVYRSHSVSITAQFERPVDVEAARAAFAGKPGVKVVDDPANKVFPVPLDTTGKDDCLVGRIRKNLVLDNALDLWVVGDQVRKGAALNAVQIAEIL